A DNA window from Palaemon carinicauda isolate YSFRI2023 chromosome 39, ASM3689809v2, whole genome shotgun sequence contains the following coding sequences:
- the LOC137631324 gene encoding uncharacterized protein gives MLPGGCCREDAAARMLQGECCREDVAGSILQGEYCSKNAAGGMLHGGYCREDAAWRMLQGGCFWEKTTSRMLQGGCCREGVAGRMLPGGCCRDDAAGRILQGGCCREDAPGRMLKGGYCRENVARRMLQGGFSWENAEGRMLQGECCQEDVAGRILLGEWCREDVAGRMLQGRCCSENAAGRMLQGKCCRGDVAGRMLLGECCRKDVAGRMLQGRCCREDAPGKMLQGGCCRKNAAGRMLREGCCRGNAAGRMLSGGCCRTNVAGRMVQGGYCRENAAGRMLQGGCCKEEAAGRMLL, from the coding sequence atgctgccgggaggatgttgcagggaggatgctgcagcgaggatgctgcagggagaatgttgcagggaggatgttgcagggagtaTACTTCAGGGAGAATACTGCAGTAAGAATGCTGCCGGGGGGATGTTACATGGAGGAtactgcagggaggatgctgcttgGAGGATGCTCCAGGGAGGATGCTTCTGGGAGAAAACTACCAgtaggatgttgcagggaggatgctgcagggagggtGTTGCAGGGAGAATGTTGCCGGGAGGATGTTGTAGGGATGATGCTGCAGGGAGAAtactgcagggaggatgttgcagggaggatgctcctGGGAGAATGCTGAAGGGAGGATATTGCAGGGAGAATGTTGCcaggaggatgttgcagggaggattcTCCTGGGAGAATGCTgaagggaggatgttgcagggagaatgttgccaggaggatgttgcagggaggattcTCCTGGGAGAATggtgcagggaggatgttgcagggagaatgctgcagggaagaTGCTGCAgcgagaatgctgcagggaggatgctgcagggaaaaTGCTGCAGGggggatgttgcagggaggatgctgctggGAGAATGTTGCaggaaggatgttgcagggagaatgctgcagggaagatgttgcagggaggatgctcctGGGAAAATGCTGCAAGGAGGATGCTGCAGGAAGAATGCTGCTGGGAGGATGTTGCGCGAAGGATGTTGCAGGGgaaatgctgcagggagaatgctgtcgGGAGGATGCTGCAGGACGAATGTTGCAGGGAGAATGGTGCAGGGAGGAtattgcagggagaatgctgcagggaggatgttgcagggaggatgttgcaagGAGGAAGCTGCTGGAAGAATGCTACTgtga